From a region of the Nonlabens dokdonensis DSW-6 genome:
- a CDS encoding VWA domain-containing protein, with protein sequence MTSSSKEQLQDFLDFGVLYNREQRSEIVATIDKWRLISQEKSVLIDSTRSLLQEFLSNRAIRSLLKEDASFKDQITEEILKALEESPPEEIEDQFQEDRELLQQWKDGKELRFRESVNNIPVSKEYTIHNEEIATKDNDLQTSRTEQIKNFQNDLIAIWKKQQKPISNTALAAQLSNAGITTKEDQLIDDLNRYSYTYFEKYWKQNNRHKDFIREKYKKRQIDLNKLDQQFKKIIALPQSTSQKEIDRLKNERIKNLEEQLDLAAMQAEIDAIDEWRKELVQRLEEHVKKILDLMKKLNPILKEILPPGRLWDLSNGLWQEMDTDAIEKYAALLEENKHVKELAALLGRLRLAGIAVEKEEMQEMFFRPEDVINPHGKAEVMGIKESNDLNYALPGEMALLETPETEDIFLKKFAEKKIQTLELIDRNTTQFQENRTITVDKEIPQDKGPFLIAVDTSGSMHGTPELMAKLIALAIAKEASKDDRPMTIISFSTSIKTIELNTKTMDIAQLARFLGHSFHGGTDIDPALEYAIDTMKSDTYKNADLLMITDGVFPSLNEQRIKEVQKLQKKKNRFHCMNIGGSSWGSMDWCDNLWTVDGSSGSLMELVKGLKVMIK encoded by the coding sequence ATGACAAGCTCAAGTAAAGAACAACTGCAAGACTTTCTTGACTTTGGTGTTCTTTATAATAGAGAACAACGATCAGAAATTGTTGCGACCATAGATAAATGGCGTTTAATTTCACAAGAGAAATCAGTATTGATTGACTCTACACGATCTTTGTTACAAGAGTTTTTGAGTAATAGGGCTATTAGAAGTTTATTGAAAGAAGATGCTTCATTTAAAGATCAAATCACTGAAGAGATATTAAAGGCTTTGGAAGAATCGCCACCTGAAGAAATAGAAGATCAATTTCAGGAAGATCGAGAATTATTACAGCAGTGGAAAGATGGTAAGGAATTACGCTTTCGCGAAAGCGTAAACAATATTCCTGTATCAAAAGAGTATACAATCCATAATGAAGAAATTGCCACAAAAGACAACGACTTACAAACGTCTAGAACAGAACAAATAAAAAACTTTCAAAACGATTTAATAGCCATATGGAAAAAGCAACAGAAGCCTATTTCAAATACAGCTCTCGCTGCTCAATTAAGCAATGCAGGTATTACCACAAAGGAGGATCAACTAATCGATGATCTTAATCGGTATAGTTACACATACTTTGAAAAGTACTGGAAGCAAAATAATAGACATAAAGACTTTATTAGAGAAAAGTATAAGAAAAGACAGATAGACCTCAATAAACTAGATCAACAATTTAAAAAAATCATCGCTTTACCTCAATCTACTTCTCAAAAAGAAATTGATCGCTTAAAAAATGAACGCATCAAAAACCTAGAAGAGCAATTAGATCTAGCAGCGATGCAGGCAGAAATTGATGCCATAGATGAATGGAGAAAAGAACTGGTGCAACGATTAGAGGAGCATGTGAAGAAGATCTTAGACCTCATGAAAAAGCTCAATCCTATTCTTAAGGAAATTTTACCACCAGGTAGATTATGGGATTTATCAAATGGATTATGGCAAGAAATGGACACGGATGCCATTGAGAAATATGCCGCTTTACTAGAAGAAAATAAACATGTAAAAGAGCTGGCAGCACTTTTAGGCCGATTGAGACTGGCAGGAATTGCCGTTGAGAAAGAAGAAATGCAAGAAATGTTCTTCAGACCTGAAGATGTCATTAATCCACATGGTAAGGCTGAGGTAATGGGTATCAAAGAAAGTAATGATCTCAATTATGCATTACCAGGCGAGATGGCGCTCCTTGAAACACCAGAAACAGAAGATATATTTCTAAAGAAATTTGCCGAAAAGAAAATTCAAACCTTAGAGTTAATTGATAGAAATACCACTCAGTTTCAAGAAAACCGTACGATTACAGTAGATAAAGAAATACCGCAAGATAAAGGGCCTTTTCTTATAGCGGTAGATACTAGTGGTAGTATGCACGGTACACCAGAGTTAATGGCAAAGCTCATCGCGCTAGCCATTGCAAAAGAAGCCTCAAAGGACGATAGACCTATGACGATCATTTCATTTTCTACAAGCATTAAAACAATAGAGTTGAATACCAAAACCATGGACATCGCGCAACTAGCTAGATTTTTAGGGCATAGTTTCCATGGTGGTACGGACATCGATCCAGCATTAGAATATGCTATCGATACCATGAAATCTGATACTTATAAAAATGCTGATTTATTAATGATTACTGATGGTGTTTTCCCATCTCTAAACGAGCAGCGAATCAAAGAAGTCCAAAAACTGCAAAAGAAGAAAAACAGATTCCACTGTATGAATATAGGAGGTAGTTCTTGGGGCAGTATGGATTGGTGTGATAATCTCTGGACGGTAGATGGTAGTAGCGGTAGTTTAATGGAACTGGTCAAGGGTTTAAAAGTGATGATCAAGTAA
- a CDS encoding AAA family ATPase — MRKHFEDLLGALNKDLYEREQAIRLTLLTVLSGQSIFLLGKPGVAKSLIARRIKEVFKDATAFEYLMNRFSTPDEIFGPVAISKLKSDTYERAVKGYLPDADIAFLDEIWKAGPSIQNTLLTIINEKLYRNGSKDIKVPLKGLIAASNELPDQGQGLEALWDRFIVRISVKNIAGQSQFSDYLMNAPQTDFKIDPKLQLSTRDYEMHRKKASQVKVLIHVVDVVLKIKNYINLYNNDAINEHKIYVSDRRWKKIIEILKTSAYLNDRKAIDATDCFLIRHMIWDHPSQENRVLDFVTEAILNHGLEGQSDLADWTSKIERFKTMVVEKTTFFEELTKEVLVEREIDDSTYIEFVAKENPTDDIAIQKEDWDQLTTFFEQLYYYDGNRAFRGDFKKYGKNVLHKRLNSWNNDFISYRIQMIKENVKKKTRKKPNDVISKNILENHKSLTKEFQKLLKSSNILENKDTFDNLFVSQHLTSMLDHPLSKLKSQTKALEKQLAQIKVNYDKLK; from the coding sequence ATGAGAAAACATTTTGAAGACTTATTGGGCGCCTTAAATAAAGATCTCTATGAAAGAGAGCAAGCTATACGTCTAACCTTGCTTACCGTTCTTTCAGGACAGAGTATATTTTTATTAGGAAAACCAGGAGTTGCAAAAAGTTTGATTGCTCGCAGAATTAAAGAAGTATTTAAAGACGCTACGGCATTTGAATACCTAATGAATAGATTCAGTACACCAGATGAGATTTTTGGTCCTGTGGCAATTTCTAAACTAAAGTCAGATACCTATGAAAGAGCTGTAAAAGGTTATTTACCAGATGCAGACATTGCTTTTTTAGATGAGATATGGAAAGCTGGTCCTTCCATTCAAAATACATTATTAACTATTATCAATGAAAAGCTATATCGCAATGGTAGTAAAGATATTAAAGTTCCACTCAAAGGATTAATCGCGGCAAGTAATGAGTTGCCCGATCAAGGTCAAGGGCTGGAAGCCTTATGGGATCGTTTCATTGTACGTATTTCTGTAAAAAATATTGCTGGTCAGTCTCAGTTTAGTGATTACTTGATGAATGCGCCGCAAACAGATTTTAAAATTGACCCCAAATTACAACTGTCAACGCGTGACTATGAAATGCATAGGAAAAAGGCAAGTCAAGTAAAAGTATTGATACACGTAGTAGATGTAGTATTAAAAATTAAAAACTACATCAATCTCTATAATAATGACGCTATCAACGAACACAAGATTTATGTGTCCGACAGGCGATGGAAAAAGATCATTGAAATCCTTAAAACCTCTGCTTACCTGAATGATCGTAAGGCAATAGACGCAACAGATTGTTTTTTGATACGCCACATGATTTGGGATCATCCTTCTCAAGAGAATAGAGTTCTCGATTTTGTTACAGAAGCTATTTTAAATCATGGTCTAGAAGGGCAATCTGACCTTGCAGATTGGACCAGTAAAATAGAAAGGTTCAAAACTATGGTAGTAGAAAAAACCACCTTTTTTGAAGAACTTACCAAAGAGGTATTGGTTGAAAGAGAAATAGATGATAGCACTTATATCGAGTTTGTAGCTAAAGAAAACCCTACAGATGATATAGCGATACAAAAAGAAGATTGGGATCAATTGACTACATTTTTTGAACAGTTATATTACTATGATGGAAACAGAGCATTCCGTGGAGATTTTAAGAAGTATGGTAAAAATGTTTTACACAAAAGACTTAACTCTTGGAATAATGATTTCATTTCATACAGAATTCAGATGATAAAGGAGAACGTTAAGAAAAAAACTCGTAAAAAACCCAACGACGTCATCTCTAAAAACATTCTAGAAAATCATAAATCTCTGACTAAGGAGTTTCAAAAGCTTCTAAAGTCTTCCAACATCTTAGAGAATAAGGATACGTTTGATAATCTATTTGTATCACAGCATCTTACTAGTATGCTGGATCATCCTTTATCTAAATTAAAATCTCAGACTAAAGCGCTCGAAAAACAACTCGCTCAAATTAAGGTAAATTATGACAAGCTCAAGTAA
- a CDS encoding ABC transporter permease: protein MSSIKNLFKLKNETVKPVLKEVDTQEAREQIRVTYYQSGYGDSTKALGEPLTLGMSLSDLYNSFEDLCRKQLNEQEILKQPHKQSQEQEKTNLRRSETALSIYEGQLKAKIDDIDRHKFEIMDVKTNPDKYGIDVDKRPKAQFYIGLALLLPITIYLFVFYISASYSSFFKNFEDGSLTAAIFDAEALSKALNDGVLEAVFVGTIPFVFMGLGYLVHMFQKEKGWKSVMKLIVLFLLTFLFDVILAYLIEKKIFDFNALPGESFTAGDAIQSVNFWGIIFAGFVVYIIWGLVFDFVMKEYENVDKIRNFIRNKKEAIRNDVEKKHELIEQIDKLKHDISEIEGKIAELQSKIDGFIFPVKEYLHYHYQYMKGWYQAINSELKFPNKQLDDLREKCEIVASDHLKKLNVSESDHQNVVYS, encoded by the coding sequence ATGAGTTCAATTAAAAATTTATTCAAGCTAAAAAATGAAACTGTGAAGCCAGTTCTTAAAGAGGTTGACACACAAGAGGCGAGAGAACAAATCAGAGTTACTTACTATCAATCAGGTTATGGAGATTCTACCAAGGCATTGGGAGAACCTCTCACTCTAGGAATGTCTCTAAGTGATCTCTATAATAGTTTTGAGGATTTATGTAGAAAACAGCTCAATGAACAGGAGATTTTAAAACAACCTCATAAACAGAGCCAAGAACAAGAGAAGACTAATCTTAGAAGATCAGAAACAGCATTGTCAATTTATGAGGGGCAACTTAAAGCTAAAATTGATGATATAGACAGGCATAAGTTTGAGATTATGGATGTGAAGACGAATCCTGATAAATATGGTATTGATGTAGATAAAAGGCCTAAAGCGCAGTTCTATATTGGTCTAGCACTTCTGCTCCCGATAACAATTTATCTTTTTGTATTTTATATTTCTGCGTCTTATTCATCATTTTTTAAAAACTTTGAAGACGGAAGTCTAACGGCTGCTATCTTTGATGCTGAAGCTTTAAGCAAAGCGTTAAACGATGGTGTACTGGAAGCAGTTTTTGTAGGGACAATACCATTTGTCTTTATGGGCTTGGGGTACTTAGTTCATATGTTTCAGAAAGAAAAAGGATGGAAGAGTGTTATGAAACTGATTGTACTATTTCTTCTGACTTTCCTTTTTGATGTTATTCTGGCTTATTTGATAGAGAAAAAAATATTTGATTTTAATGCACTTCCAGGAGAATCTTTTACTGCTGGTGATGCTATTCAAAGCGTTAACTTTTGGGGAATTATATTCGCAGGATTTGTAGTTTATATTATCTGGGGATTGGTTTTTGATTTTGTGATGAAAGAATATGAGAACGTAGACAAAATAAGAAATTTTATCCGTAACAAGAAAGAAGCTATTAGGAACGATGTGGAGAAGAAACATGAGCTTATTGAGCAAATAGATAAATTAAAACATGATATTTCAGAAATTGAAGGCAAAATTGCAGAGCTTCAGTCCAAAATTGACGGATTCATATTTCCTGTTAAAGAATATCTCCATTACCATTATCAATATATGAAAGGATGGTATCAAGCCATCAATTCAGAACTCAAGTTTCCTAATAAACAGTTAGATGATTTGAGAGAAAAATGTGAAATAGTAGCAAGTGATCATTTGAAGAAACTAAATGTTTCTGAGTCTGACCATCAAAATGTAGTTTATTCTTAA
- a CDS encoding endonuclease/exonuclease/phosphatase family protein, whose protein sequence is MSRKHLLLLLFFMMSLPQLIIAQKETSLVSWNIRDFGKTKSAEEIEDIAEILRDYDIIAIQEVVAGYGGSQAVARLADELNRKGSKWDYSISYSTKSPKYKTEKYAFLWKTSKVKVVEKGSLIKELEACVYREPFHIKFKANGNKFTVINYHFRKHSEQPETEVNCISDYILNHKEENIILAGDFNLSIGHSAFNSLKENDYKACLDGDRTTLKRTCKDNNYLNHAIDNILHDSLKNELIECGTIDFVQECDRLEAMRMLSDHLPVFIKFKSNKK, encoded by the coding sequence ATGAGTAGAAAACACCTATTACTTTTACTGTTCTTTATGATGAGTTTACCACAACTTATCATAGCCCAAAAAGAAACCTCACTCGTTTCCTGGAACATCAGAGACTTTGGGAAAACAAAGTCTGCTGAAGAAATAGAAGATATTGCCGAAATCTTAAGAGATTACGACATCATCGCTATTCAAGAAGTGGTGGCAGGATATGGTGGTTCTCAAGCGGTAGCTAGACTGGCAGACGAGCTGAATAGAAAAGGTAGCAAATGGGATTATTCCATTAGCTACTCCACAAAGAGTCCTAAATACAAGACGGAGAAATATGCTTTTCTATGGAAAACAAGTAAGGTAAAAGTAGTTGAAAAAGGATCCCTAATTAAAGAGCTGGAAGCATGTGTTTATCGGGAACCCTTTCACATCAAGTTTAAAGCAAACGGGAATAAATTTACTGTTATCAATTATCATTTTAGAAAGCACAGCGAGCAACCAGAGACAGAAGTAAACTGTATAAGTGATTACATCCTCAACCATAAAGAGGAAAATATTATTCTTGCTGGAGATTTTAATTTATCAATAGGTCATAGCGCGTTCAACTCATTAAAAGAAAATGACTATAAAGCGTGCCTCGACGGCGATAGAACGACCTTAAAAAGAACCTGTAAAGACAACAATTACTTGAATCATGCAATAGATAACATTCTCCATGATTCACTTAAAAACGAATTAATAGAATGTGGCACGATTGACTTTGTGCAAGAATGTGATCGGTTAGAAGCCATGAGAATGCTTTCTGATCACTTGCCTGTTTTTATAAAGTTTAAGAGTAATAAAAAATAA
- a CDS encoding DUF488 domain-containing protein codes for MHPEIFTIGYGNQRIEDIIFKLKRFGVTLLVDVRTTPFSRFNPNFRKVKLELHLMNNDIKYLFLGNELGGRPNDVSCYTDNVVDYDKVIRTEIFQEGINAVKELSTDFNIVLLCAELNPNSCHRKAMIGDYLELMGYRVKHILKDGTILNELF; via the coding sequence ATGCATCCAGAAATTTTCACTATCGGATATGGAAACCAGAGAATTGAAGACATAATATTTAAGCTGAAAAGATTTGGGGTCACGCTACTTGTTGATGTGCGCACTACTCCATTCTCCAGATTCAATCCAAACTTTAGAAAAGTAAAGCTTGAACTCCATTTAATGAACAATGATATCAAGTATCTATTCTTAGGTAATGAGTTAGGCGGAAGACCTAATGACGTTAGTTGTTACACTGATAATGTAGTTGACTATGACAAAGTAATCAGAACCGAAATATTTCAAGAAGGTATTAATGCTGTAAAAGAACTATCAACAGATTTTAATATCGTTCTCCTTTGTGCAGAGTTGAATCCAAACAGTTGTCATAGAAAGGCTATGATAGGTGATTATTTAGAATTAATGGGTTACAGAGTGAAACATATACTCAAAGACGGTACGATCTTAAATGAACTCTTCTAA
- a CDS encoding recombinase family protein, which translates to MNNFVAYYRVSTQKQGRSGLGLDSQKKAVLNFLSVDDVISCEFTDIESGKNNNRPNLLKAIDICRQSGAILLIAKLDRLSRNAAFIFKLRDSQVKFKCVDMPEANSVTIGIMAVLAQDERERISIRTKAALAEKKSQGFKLGNPENLTSKARIKGMEQRIRNARLDSNNRKATAMIVALEKQGKTFYTIANELNNLGFCTRRGNKFQQNQVQRLFNRFVEEQKQNI; encoded by the coding sequence ATGAATAATTTTGTAGCCTATTATCGAGTTAGCACTCAAAAACAAGGGAGGTCTGGGTTAGGATTAGATTCTCAGAAAAAAGCGGTACTAAATTTCCTGTCAGTAGATGACGTCATATCTTGCGAGTTTACCGATATCGAAAGTGGTAAAAACAACAATAGACCCAATTTACTTAAAGCAATTGATATTTGTAGACAATCTGGAGCTATATTACTCATTGCAAAATTAGACAGGCTTAGTAGAAATGCTGCGTTTATTTTTAAACTCAGAGACTCACAGGTCAAATTCAAATGCGTAGATATGCCAGAAGCAAATTCTGTAACGATAGGAATTATGGCTGTTCTCGCCCAAGATGAAAGAGAAAGAATAAGTATAAGAACCAAAGCAGCGTTAGCGGAAAAGAAAAGTCAAGGTTTCAAATTAGGAAATCCAGAAAATCTGACCTCAAAAGCTCGGATTAAAGGAATGGAGCAGAGAATTAGGAATGCTAGATTAGACAGCAACAATAGAAAGGCTACAGCGATGATAGTTGCTTTAGAAAAACAAGGGAAAACATTTTATACAATAGCAAACGAATTAAATAATTTGGGCTTTTGTACAAGAAGAGGAAATAAATTTCAACAGAATCAAGTACAAAGATTATTTAATAGATTTGTAGAAGAACAAAAACAGAATATATGA
- a CDS encoding AAA family ATPase has translation MSSHKKFHFPVIEKVTIKNFSLYKRKEAVEITFDKDVFCLAGANGLGKSTFLTIINYGLTGVVLNPKKNFKSIVSTSQFYNQNKKFAEEYFNGRILEEDRERASVIIKLKIGDKRIEIERSFFQSDQLISFKKGLNEYTKLSEAKKHQEYVDFVLKETGLNSFDQYFFIQHFILTFDEYHHLLFWDESLMETALYLFIGLNPEEAQNANELRKKINQFGSNIRNWSDQRNRTLKTVKSLEDKLQEASSGISDEISKEYEILDDEVLELKEKVYSNTRETKQADLNLSDYSLRRTELENVYEQQFGRLFENNQKDLCDDEQLKKIFQSLQNEICNELDYSKSIDDIVARIRQEHCQSKKQDDLINTDDLKTIDKQIQEIKDNIDRSNKIKIRLQGEYTELHKAILDKEKRLFKIEEEYGEIIKSLRADSKNDVTGVLSSYEKQIDKLNEDIEARKTDREKKKDQLKELEKTLYKSFKKAQDDFIPKFKSYVENFLGFEVQIHLRNRTGGTVLVLEINDTERVKSHQLSESQRYFVDIGLRMALIDYACNSAMFLIDTPEGSLDIAYESKAGKMFANFAFNNRLLMTANINSSELLLVLADQCKDSRMKLERMTEWTLLSDVQQQEEDKIDRAYDAIEKKLNSNAD, from the coding sequence TTGTCTAGCCACAAAAAATTTCACTTCCCAGTAATAGAAAAAGTTACAATAAAAAACTTTTCTCTTTATAAGAGAAAAGAAGCTGTTGAAATAACATTTGACAAAGATGTATTTTGTCTTGCTGGTGCAAATGGATTAGGGAAATCAACCTTTTTAACAATAATAAATTATGGGCTTACCGGTGTGGTTCTTAATCCTAAAAAGAATTTCAAGTCTATAGTTTCGACATCTCAATTTTATAACCAAAACAAAAAATTCGCTGAGGAATACTTCAATGGTAGAATTTTAGAAGAGGATAGAGAAAGGGCTAGCGTTATTATAAAGTTGAAAATAGGAGATAAAAGAATTGAAATAGAAAGAAGCTTTTTTCAATCTGATCAACTAATTTCCTTTAAGAAGGGTTTGAATGAATATACCAAACTGTCAGAAGCGAAAAAGCATCAAGAATATGTAGATTTTGTTTTGAAGGAAACTGGGCTGAACAGCTTTGATCAATATTTTTTTATTCAGCATTTCATATTAACATTTGATGAATATCATCATTTACTATTTTGGGACGAAAGTCTAATGGAAACTGCACTATATCTATTTATAGGACTTAATCCAGAAGAAGCCCAAAATGCTAATGAGTTACGAAAAAAAATAAATCAATTTGGATCAAACATTAGAAACTGGAGTGACCAAAGAAACAGAACACTTAAAACGGTTAAGTCACTAGAAGACAAACTGCAGGAGGCAAGCTCTGGTATTTCAGATGAAATCTCTAAAGAATATGAAATATTAGATGACGAGGTTCTTGAACTTAAAGAGAAAGTCTATTCTAACACTAGAGAAACTAAACAAGCGGATCTTAACTTATCAGATTACTCCCTACGAAGAACTGAATTAGAAAATGTATATGAACAACAATTCGGGCGACTTTTTGAAAATAATCAAAAAGACTTATGTGATGATGAGCAGTTAAAAAAAATATTCCAAAGCCTTCAAAATGAAATTTGCAATGAGTTAGACTACAGTAAATCTATTGATGATATAGTGGCGAGGATACGACAGGAGCACTGCCAAAGCAAGAAGCAAGATGATTTAATAAATACAGATGATCTAAAAACAATCGATAAACAGATTCAAGAAATCAAAGATAACATCGATAGATCTAATAAGATTAAAATAAGATTACAAGGTGAATATACAGAGCTTCACAAAGCTATTCTAGATAAAGAAAAGCGTCTATTTAAAATCGAAGAAGAATATGGGGAAATTATAAAGTCTTTAAGAGCAGATTCAAAAAATGATGTCACCGGTGTACTTTCTTCTTACGAAAAGCAAATAGACAAACTAAATGAAGATATTGAAGCTAGAAAGACTGATCGTGAAAAAAAGAAAGATCAACTAAAAGAGCTTGAAAAAACTCTTTATAAAAGTTTTAAAAAAGCTCAGGATGATTTTATTCCAAAATTCAAAAGTTACGTAGAAAATTTTCTGGGCTTTGAAGTACAAATCCACTTGAGGAATAGGACAGGCGGAACTGTTCTAGTGTTAGAGATAAATGATACAGAGAGAGTAAAATCACATCAACTCTCAGAGAGTCAACGCTACTTTGTGGATATAGGTTTAAGAATGGCTCTTATTGATTATGCGTGTAATTCAGCAATGTTCTTAATTGATACTCCAGAAGGATCTCTCGACATAGCTTATGAAAGTAAAGCTGGAAAAATGTTTGCTAATTTTGCTTTTAATAATAGATTATTAATGACTGCGAATATCAATTCTTCTGAATTATTATTAGTACTTGCTGATCAGTGTAAGGATTCTAGAATGAAATTAGAAAGAATGACTGAATGGACGTTGTTGTCTGACGTACAACAACAGGAAGAAGATAAAATTGATAGAGCCTACGACGCAATTGAAAAAAAGCTGAACTCAAATGCAGATTAA
- a CDS encoding restriction endonuclease subunit M yields MINNDFRLKDKGYSNAPSTREQSRHRWYYYKEGFSEKLVRQGIDLYELNSKSTILDPFNGSGTVTLTASQNLIPSIGFEVNPFTSFVSKSKTLNADPKRLMDQYNKVKESIDRGSKSPLENFSTFTESNKNNSKWLFNKEVLQAYEGGLNIVKNDKSNSSKLLKLALMSSVMDNCNARKDGKCVRYKNDWQEKGYSKETLLTSLDIKVNQIIADLENRIVQRPKIISGDVRKQLGKISEKFDFCITSPPYLNTFDYTDIYRPELFMGKFVKSHEELYRLRLKTLRSHVQARWKHSKKEDFGLLFNKIINDLKRNESQIRHKQIIPMVYAYFDDMEKIFQQLKTKANENAHLWIVVSTSAYANVHIPVDLILADIASNNGWKLREVGVLRDILKRKSKYSPDIDKLRESLIILERK; encoded by the coding sequence ATGATTAATAACGATTTCAGGCTAAAAGATAAAGGCTATTCTAATGCGCCAAGCACCCGAGAGCAATCAAGACATCGATGGTATTACTACAAAGAAGGTTTTTCAGAAAAGTTAGTTAGACAAGGTATTGACTTGTATGAGTTAAATTCAAAATCGACTATTCTTGACCCATTCAATGGAAGCGGAACCGTAACATTAACAGCTTCGCAAAACTTAATTCCTTCGATAGGGTTTGAGGTCAACCCATTTACAAGCTTTGTTTCCAAATCAAAAACTTTGAACGCAGATCCTAAAAGACTAATGGATCAATACAATAAAGTCAAGGAATCTATTGATAGGGGTTCTAAATCACCTTTAGAAAATTTTTCGACATTCACTGAAAGTAATAAAAACAATAGCAAATGGCTTTTCAACAAAGAAGTACTGCAAGCTTATGAAGGAGGTCTCAACATTGTTAAAAATGATAAATCCAATTCATCAAAACTACTAAAGCTAGCACTAATGTCGTCCGTGATGGATAACTGCAATGCTAGAAAGGATGGTAAGTGTGTCAGGTACAAGAATGACTGGCAAGAAAAAGGGTATTCTAAAGAAACTTTACTTACTTCTTTGGATATAAAAGTTAATCAAATTATTGCTGATTTAGAAAATCGTATTGTTCAAAGACCAAAAATTATTTCTGGTGATGTAAGAAAACAATTAGGCAAAATCTCTGAGAAATTTGACTTTTGCATAACATCACCACCGTACTTGAACACCTTTGATTACACGGACATTTATCGACCTGAATTATTCATGGGAAAATTTGTAAAAAGTCATGAAGAACTTTACAGATTGAGATTAAAAACTTTACGTTCTCATGTTCAAGCTAGATGGAAACATTCAAAAAAAGAAGATTTTGGATTACTATTCAACAAGATCATCAACGACTTGAAAAGGAATGAAAGTCAAATTAGACATAAGCAAATCATTCCAATGGTTTATGCTTATTTTGATGACATGGAAAAGATATTCCAGCAACTCAAGACAAAAGCAAATGAAAATGCTCACTTATGGATCGTAGTTTCAACTTCTGCATACGCCAATGTTCATATTCCAGTCGATTTGATTTTAGCGGACATTGCTTCAAATAACGGGTGGAAACTAAGAGAAGTTGGTGTACTAAGAGACATTTTGAAAAGAAAGTCTAAATACAGCCCCGATATAGATAAGCTTAGAGAAAGTCTAATAATCCTAGAAAGGAAATAG